The following are from one region of the Cloacibacterium sp. TD35 genome:
- a CDS encoding DUF2116 family Zn-ribbon domain-containing protein, which yields MQNCLECGEKIMGRIDKKFCSDACRNAYNNKQNKDQTNLMRNINNKLRKNFRILSEQNFVENKAKTTRNKLSVAGFDFEYFTNIKNYKNGAQYFFVYDFGYKFLEDDFILIVRKDEN from the coding sequence ATGCAAAACTGTCTAGAATGTGGCGAAAAAATCATGGGCAGAATAGATAAGAAATTCTGCAGTGATGCTTGTAGAAACGCCTATAACAATAAACAAAACAAAGACCAAACCAACCTTATGCGCAATATTAACAATAAACTGCGCAAAAATTTTAGGATTCTATCAGAACAGAATTTTGTAGAAAATAAAGCCAAAACCACTAGAAACAAACTTTCGGTAGCGGGTTTTGATTTCGAATATTTCACCAATATTAAAAACTATAAAAACGGCGCACAATATTTTTTTGTGTACGATTTTGGGTATAAATTCTTAGAAGATGATTTTATTCTGATTGTAAGAAAAGATGAAAATTAA
- a CDS encoding single-stranded DNA-binding protein yields the protein MSLRNKVTLIGHTGKEVEIVNFEKGKIAKVTLATNDFYTNAQGEKVEETQWHNLVASGKLADIMEKYVQKGKEIAIEGKLIYRTYDDKDGQKRYITEIRVEELLLLGTK from the coding sequence ATGTCTTTAAGAAACAAAGTGACGCTTATTGGTCACACCGGAAAAGAAGTAGAAATCGTAAATTTCGAAAAAGGAAAAATCGCTAAAGTAACTTTGGCAACCAATGATTTTTATACCAACGCTCAAGGAGAAAAAGTAGAAGAAACGCAGTGGCATAATCTCGTAGCCAGCGGAAAACTCGCAGATATTATGGAGAAATACGTGCAAAAAGGAAAAGAAATTGCCATCGAAGGAAAACTTATCTACAGAACGTATGATGACAAAGACGGACAAAAACGCTACATCACCGAAATTAGAGTAGAAGAACTTTTGCTTCTAGGAACAAAATAA
- a CDS encoding GNAT family N-acetyltransferase — translation MKINIRPIQSSDNAILAKIIRSCFHDFEVKCTAGTVYTDPTTDDLYSLFQTPKSQLWVAEADDKIVGCCGVFPTENLPEGCTELVKFYISNEGRGKGIGRLLLEKTIETAQELGYSQIYLESIPEFSTAVSIYEKQGFHYLNQPLGNTGHDGCNLWMLKEM, via the coding sequence ATGAAAATCAATATCAGACCTATTCAATCATCAGACAACGCTATTTTAGCTAAAATTATCAGAAGTTGTTTCCATGATTTCGAAGTAAAATGTACCGCAGGAACCGTTTATACAGACCCTACGACAGATGATTTATATTCGCTTTTTCAAACACCTAAATCTCAACTTTGGGTAGCAGAAGCAGATGATAAAATCGTAGGCTGTTGCGGAGTTTTCCCCACCGAAAATCTACCAGAAGGTTGTACAGAACTCGTAAAATTCTATATTTCTAATGAGGGAAGAGGAAAAGGAATTGGCAGATTACTGTTAGAAAAAACCATAGAAACCGCTCAGGAATTAGGATATTCGCAGATATATTTAGAAAGCATTCCAGAATTTTCTACCGCTGTTTCTATTTATGAAAAACAAGGTTTTCATTACTTGAATCAACCTCTGGGAAATACAGGCCATGATGGTTGTAATCTTTGGATGCTAAAAGAAATGTAG
- the hisS gene encoding histidine--tRNA ligase translates to MKPSLAKGTRDFTAQEVYRRKYIINTLQKNFELFGFQPLETPSFENLSTLTGKYGEEGDRLIFKILNSGDYAAKTKEEDWNAKNSQKLIAQISEKALRYDLTVPFARFVAMNQGTLTFPFKRYQIQPVWRADRPQKGRFREFYQCDADVVGSESLWQEVELVQLYLKSFKELQIPVKIHINNRKILSGLAEFTNISEQLIDFTVALDKLDKIGKEGVVKELQEKNIADEAIEKLSFLFENKPQSEVLEILKTNFANVEIGKSGVEELEFVLDNCKNLGIEDELVFNITLARGLDYYTGAIFEVKAQGVEMGSIGGGGRYNNLTEVFGVKNIPGIGISFGLDRIYLVIEELNLFPQNSERKIEYLFANYGEKEAAEAMKVLAKLREKGIAAEIYPESAKLKKQFTYAEKKGIENLIFLGEQEIAEGNITIKNLTSGEQKTMKTEEFLS, encoded by the coding sequence ATGAAGCCAAGTTTAGCGAAAGGAACCAGAGATTTTACAGCGCAGGAAGTTTATCGCAGAAAATACATTATCAATACTTTACAGAAGAATTTTGAATTGTTTGGATTCCAACCTTTGGAAACGCCAAGTTTTGAAAATTTATCAACTTTGACAGGTAAATACGGAGAAGAAGGAGACCGATTGATCTTTAAAATTCTAAATTCTGGAGATTACGCTGCCAAAACAAAAGAGGAAGATTGGAATGCTAAAAATTCTCAAAAACTAATCGCTCAGATTTCAGAGAAAGCTTTAAGATATGATTTAACCGTTCCTTTTGCACGTTTTGTTGCCATGAATCAAGGAACGCTTACTTTTCCTTTTAAACGTTATCAGATTCAACCTGTTTGGAGAGCAGACAGACCTCAAAAAGGACGTTTCAGAGAGTTTTATCAGTGCGATGCAGATGTGGTAGGAAGCGAAAGCCTTTGGCAAGAAGTAGAATTGGTTCAGCTGTATTTGAAATCTTTCAAAGAATTACAAATTCCTGTAAAAATCCATATCAACAACCGTAAAATCCTTTCTGGATTAGCTGAATTTACCAATATTTCTGAGCAGTTGATTGATTTTACCGTGGCGCTTGATAAATTAGACAAAATCGGTAAAGAAGGCGTAGTAAAAGAACTTCAAGAAAAAAATATAGCTGATGAGGCGATAGAAAAACTATCTTTCCTTTTCGAAAATAAACCTCAAAGCGAAGTTTTAGAAATTCTTAAAACCAATTTCGCCAATGTAGAAATCGGGAAAAGTGGAGTAGAAGAACTAGAATTTGTTTTAGATAATTGTAAGAATCTAGGCATAGAAGATGAGTTGGTGTTCAACATCACTCTGGCGCGTGGTTTAGATTATTACACAGGTGCTATTTTCGAGGTGAAAGCACAAGGTGTAGAAATGGGTTCCATTGGTGGCGGTGGTAGATATAACAACCTTACCGAAGTTTTCGGGGTAAAAAATATTCCGGGGATTGGGATTTCTTTCGGGTTAGATAGAATTTATCTGGTGATAGAAGAACTGAATCTTTTCCCACAAAACTCTGAAAGAAAAATAGAATATCTTTTTGCCAATTACGGAGAAAAAGAAGCTGCAGAAGCCATGAAGGTTTTAGCCAAACTTCGTGAAAAAGGAATAGCCGCAGAAATCTATCCTGAAAGTGCTAAACTGAAAAAGCAATTTACCTACGCCGAAAAGAAAGGCATAGAAAATCTCATTTTCCTTGGCGAACAAGAAATTGCAGAAGGTAATATTACCATAAAGAATCTGACTTCTGGTGAACAGAAAACAATGAAAACAGAAGAATTTTTATCATAA
- a CDS encoding YtxH domain-containing protein, with amino-acid sequence MKTKTKLLTLLGISSLGALAFWRYKKATPEEKQKVNDLLHNAKDNLTKYGNELKSKAEDLKDKAEDLKDKAEEKISDLKDKAEAKVDEVKEMIEEKIENIQKA; translated from the coding sequence ATGAAAACAAAAACTAAACTATTAACCCTTTTAGGCATTAGTAGTCTTGGAGCACTTGCTTTTTGGAGATATAAAAAAGCAACTCCTGAAGAAAAACAAAAAGTAAATGACCTATTGCATAACGCCAAAGATAACCTTACCAAATATGGTAATGAGCTAAAATCTAAAGCTGAAGATTTAAAAGACAAAGCAGAGGACTTAAAGGACAAGGCTGAAGAAAAAATAAGCGATTTGAAAGATAAAGCAGAAGCTAAAGTAGATGAAGTAAAAGAGATGATCGAAGAAAAAATAGAAAACATACAAAAAGCATAA
- a CDS encoding OmpP1/FadL family transporter, with amino-acid sequence MKRISITLGILFSGVMMAQVGHLMQGIGSVNMSMGGAATGQPIDISGALQWNPAGITDFNGNMVSVNAGLFMSNPELSSSYGPMSGVTEDQKANSIMPAVAVTFGKNPHHKFGISVFGVSGFGVEYPESTTNPILMSQQYGGFGKVESNYMLMQVGFAYAYKFNENFSMAIQPNVNYSALKIHPNPLATPSMTAGYPNSNNASAIGFGAQVGMYYKTNNGFKLGLSYKSPVYFNEFKFENTYLDNSKGENKFTMNFPAIYSVGAGYSNALLDLALDYRYVDYANTSGFLANGWNYDGSVKGFGWESIDVISAGVQIKAIEKMPIRLGYTYSSNPINPELTMFSVPASAIIRDAYEIGIGYKLNDKVTINANYHYGASDGKTSGSLLNPMMASPDNPYGAIPGSTVAYEMTTSMAQIGVDFKF; translated from the coding sequence ATGAAACGTATATCGATTACTCTTGGTATTTTATTTTCAGGAGTTATGATGGCTCAAGTGGGTCATCTCATGCAAGGAATAGGTTCTGTAAATATGAGTATGGGTGGTGCAGCTACAGGACAGCCTATAGATATCAGTGGTGCGCTACAGTGGAATCCCGCTGGTATTACAGATTTTAATGGAAATATGGTCTCTGTAAATGCTGGTTTGTTTATGTCTAATCCAGAATTGTCTTCTTCTTATGGACCAATGTCTGGCGTAACCGAAGACCAAAAAGCTAATTCTATCATGCCTGCTGTAGCAGTAACTTTTGGTAAAAATCCTCATCATAAATTTGGTATATCTGTTTTCGGTGTGAGTGGTTTTGGAGTAGAATATCCAGAAAGCACTACTAATCCTATCCTTATGTCTCAGCAATATGGCGGTTTTGGAAAGGTAGAATCTAATTATATGTTGATGCAAGTAGGCTTTGCTTATGCCTATAAATTCAATGAAAATTTCTCTATGGCGATACAGCCTAATGTGAATTATTCTGCTCTCAAAATTCACCCTAATCCATTGGCTACGCCAAGTATGACGGCGGGGTATCCTAACTCTAACAATGCTTCTGCAATAGGTTTCGGAGCACAAGTGGGGATGTATTACAAAACCAACAATGGTTTTAAACTAGGCCTTTCTTATAAATCACCTGTTTACTTTAATGAATTTAAATTTGAAAATACTTATCTGGATAATTCTAAAGGAGAAAATAAATTTACCATGAATTTCCCTGCAATTTATTCAGTGGGTGCGGGTTACTCTAATGCTTTATTAGACTTGGCTTTGGATTACAGATATGTAGATTATGCAAACACCAGTGGTTTCTTGGCAAACGGCTGGAATTATGATGGCTCTGTTAAAGGTTTTGGCTGGGAAAGTATTGATGTGATTTCTGCGGGTGTACAAATCAAAGCCATCGAAAAAATGCCAATTAGACTAGGATACACTTACAGTTCTAATCCTATTAACCCAGAATTGACGATGTTCTCTGTTCCTGCTTCTGCTATTATTAGAGATGCTTACGAAATAGGAATAGGGTATAAACTGAATGACAAAGTAACCATCAATGCAAATTACCATTACGGAGCTAGCGATGGCAAAACATCTGGTTCATTGCTTAATCCTATGATGGCTTCACCAGATAATCCTTATGGCGCAATCCCAGGAAGTACTGTAGCTTATGAAATGACTACATCTATGGCTCAAATAGGAGTAGATTTCAAATTCTAA
- the pruA gene encoding L-glutamate gamma-semialdehyde dehydrogenase, whose amino-acid sequence MSFAISQVPTPKNEPVRSYAHGSAEIKSLIATYQKMWSEEVEIPMVIDGKEVKTGEKVSLHSPQDHQHTLGYYHKGNKQHVDDAINSCLKARAEWANLPWEQRASIFLKAADLLAGPYRDKINAATMIGQSKNAMQAEIDSACEAIDFLRFNVQFMTELYSEQPVSDAGIWNRAEYRPLEGFTYAITPFNFTAISLNLPTSMAMMGNVVVWKPSATQIYSAKVIMDVLIEAGLPAGVINMVFSGGAETSKQILEHPDFSGIHFTGSTEVFQSLWRQIGENIHKYKTYPRIVGETGGKDFVVAHPSAVPSQVATALVRGAFEYQGQKCSAASRAYVPQSLWGEVKRIMGEQLAEIKMGTPEDPSNFVNAVIDKASFEKCKGYIERAQNANDAEVIFGGGCDDSKGWFVQPTVIQAKNPHYESMEEEIFGPILTIYVYEDQDWKATLKLVDETSPYALTGAVFAQDRYAINEATKALENAAGNFYINDKPTGAVVGQQPFGGARASGTNDKAGSKMNLLRWVSARSIKENFLSPTDYKYPFLG is encoded by the coding sequence ATGTCATTCGCAATTTCGCAAGTTCCTACTCCTAAAAACGAACCTGTAAGAAGCTATGCTCATGGTTCTGCAGAGATTAAATCCCTGATTGCTACTTACCAAAAAATGTGGTCAGAAGAAGTAGAAATCCCAATGGTTATTGACGGAAAAGAAGTGAAAACTGGTGAAAAGGTATCACTACACTCTCCTCAAGATCATCAACACACTTTAGGATATTACCACAAAGGAAATAAACAACATGTAGACGATGCCATCAATTCTTGTCTGAAAGCAAGAGCAGAATGGGCTAATTTACCATGGGAGCAAAGAGCTTCTATTTTCTTAAAAGCTGCTGATTTATTGGCTGGTCCTTACAGAGATAAAATCAACGCTGCTACGATGATTGGTCAAAGTAAAAATGCAATGCAGGCAGAAATAGATTCAGCTTGTGAAGCGATAGATTTCTTACGTTTTAACGTACAATTTATGACGGAATTGTATTCTGAACAACCCGTTTCTGATGCAGGAATCTGGAACAGAGCAGAATATAGACCATTAGAAGGTTTTACGTATGCCATTACGCCGTTTAACTTTACCGCAATTTCTCTTAACTTGCCTACTTCTATGGCGATGATGGGAAATGTAGTGGTTTGGAAACCATCTGCTACACAGATTTATTCAGCTAAAGTCATTATGGATGTATTGATAGAAGCAGGTTTACCAGCAGGTGTTATCAACATGGTTTTCTCTGGTGGTGCAGAAACTTCTAAACAAATCCTAGAACACCCAGATTTCTCTGGAATCCATTTTACAGGTTCTACAGAAGTTTTCCAATCGTTATGGAGACAAATCGGCGAAAATATTCATAAATATAAAACTTACCCTAGAATTGTAGGTGAAACTGGAGGTAAAGATTTCGTAGTAGCCCATCCTTCTGCTGTTCCTAGTCAAGTTGCTACTGCTTTGGTAAGAGGTGCTTTCGAATATCAAGGTCAAAAATGTTCTGCTGCTTCTAGAGCTTACGTTCCGCAATCACTTTGGGGAGAAGTAAAAAGAATAATGGGAGAACAATTGGCAGAAATTAAAATGGGAACTCCAGAAGATCCTTCTAATTTCGTAAATGCTGTAATTGATAAAGCTTCATTTGAAAAATGCAAAGGCTACATCGAAAGAGCTCAAAATGCCAATGATGCAGAAGTAATCTTCGGTGGTGGTTGTGATGACAGCAAAGGTTGGTTTGTACAGCCTACCGTTATTCAAGCCAAAAATCCTCACTACGAGAGTATGGAAGAAGAAATCTTTGGCCCTATTCTTACGATTTATGTATATGAAGATCAAGATTGGAAAGCTACCCTAAAATTAGTAGATGAAACTTCACCTTATGCCTTAACAGGTGCTGTATTTGCACAAGACAGATATGCAATTAACGAGGCTACTAAAGCCCTAGAAAATGCAGCAGGAAATTTCTATATTAATGATAAACCGACTGGTGCTGTAGTAGGTCAACAACCTTTTGGTGGTGCTAGAGCTTCTGGAACTAATGACAAAGCAGGTTCTAAAATGAATCTTCTTCGTTGGGTTTCTGCAAGAAGTATCAAAGAAAATTTCTTATCTCCTACCGATTATAAGTATCCATTCTTAGGGTAA
- a CDS encoding lipocalin family protein, which translates to MKIIKGFAIMAVVATIFTSCVGIPKGVTAVQNFNKDKYLGKWYEIARFDFRFERNLDNTTAQYSINPDGSIKVLNQGYNYVKKEWDSAEGKAKFVGSESEARLKVSFFGPFYGGYNVVDIDENYQNALIYGNSTEYMWILSRTKTIDEATKKRFIEKAKKDGFDVSKLIWVNHNKD; encoded by the coding sequence ATGAAAATCATAAAAGGATTTGCCATCATGGCAGTAGTAGCCACCATTTTTACTTCATGTGTAGGAATTCCAAAAGGAGTAACGGCGGTACAAAACTTTAACAAAGACAAATATCTAGGCAAATGGTATGAAATCGCCAGATTTGATTTCCGTTTCGAAAGAAATCTAGACAATACTACAGCGCAATATTCCATCAATCCAGATGGTAGCATCAAAGTACTGAACCAAGGCTACAACTATGTAAAAAAAGAATGGGATTCTGCTGAAGGAAAAGCTAAATTTGTAGGCTCTGAATCTGAAGCGAGACTCAAAGTTTCTTTCTTTGGGCCATTTTACGGCGGATATAACGTAGTAGACATTGACGAAAATTATCAAAATGCCCTTATTTACGGGAATTCTACAGAATACATGTGGATTCTATCAAGAACGAAGACCATAGACGAAGCCACCAAAAAAAGATTCATCGAAAAAGCTAAAAAAGACGGTTTCGATGTTTCAAAACTCATCTGGGTAAATCATAACAAAGACTAA